A stretch of DNA from Nitrospira sp. KM1:
GGAATGTGATTCGAATAGCTGAATCGCAGCATGAAGGGTTTTGGTGGTATACGGCCGCGATGAGGATGAACATGACCGTGAGCTTCAAGGCATGACGAGCGATCTTGCAGGCCTTCAGGAGGCTTGCCGCGACCTGGGTCTTGAAATCCGCTGCGGCATCTTAGAGGAGATACCGGCGCTCCAATATTAGGAGGTGTGATGAGTCAATCATTCTTCTTAAACCAGCATATTCAAGAGTTTGCCTCGGCTCATCCTCTCGAAGATGGCTGGAGGGTGTACGAGCTTCCCGACGAAGCGGCATGCAGACTGTCGTTCCATTATCTCTTGGATTTCATTCAGTCCTGTCATCCTGAGTGTCTGAAGCGTCGGATTGCCATGAAGTGCGTTGCGGAAGGGGAATTGCGGGTGAGGCCTTGTGATGAAGAAATAGAAGTGCCTCACAAAGAGGTAGAGTGCGGAAGAGAATTGCAATCTGATGGATGGTTTGGTCAGGTAGACATGGAATGGGTCGGATATGGCATCCATTTCAAGAGCCTTCCTATTATGACGGCGGGCGGATATCCGACCGTGTATCACGTGGCTACACAGTCGAATATCGCGCTGCGCCTTTTTATTCGTGAGCTGGAGTGTTATGGGCGAACAAGGGAGAAAGGCCATATTACGGTCATGAACGGACCTGATATCCCTATCACGCCAGTTGAATGGGACGATATCATGTTGCCGCACGGACTTCTTGATGCCATTCGATCCAATGTTACAAGCTTCTTCGAGAATGGAGACCGGTATAAACAACTTGGCATCCCGCATCGACGCGGGCTTCTTTTCGCCGGCCCCCCTGGCTGTGGCAAGACAGTGACCTTGAAGGCGCTGGCCTACCATACTCGAGTGAAGGTCATCACACTGCTTGGCAAATCGAACATCGATGATGCCGAGATCGAGAACACGCTGGAACTTGCCGCCAGATGCACTCCGGCCATCGTTCTCTTTGAGGATCTGGACAAACTCCTCATGGGCAAATACGTATCGCTGTCATACTTCCTTAATCTATTGGATGGACTCAAGGTTCTCAATGGCGTCCTGGTGATCGCAACATGCAATGAGCCTGAGAAATTGGATCCGGCTCTTTTGTATCGTCCTAGCCGGTTCGATCGCATATGGACGTTCCCTGTGCCGGCCAAAGAACAGCGTCTGATGCTACTTGAAAAACGTGGACAGGGATACTTCTCTCGGCATGTGCTTCAAGAGGTCGCCGAAAGGTCTCAAGGGTTTTCCATGGCCTATGTACAGGAGATCGTCGTCAATGCGCTTCTTGAGTCAGCGCACAATGGAACGACGCCGACCGATTCGGATCTGCTACGGAGTCTCAAAACGCTACGGTCACAGCGAAAAAATATTACAAAAAAGCTCGATTCATTGGCGGAGTCCGACGGAGTCGGATTTGCCTTGTCGAGTCACGTCGAAATATCTTGATTCCAGAGGTAGCCGTCTACCGGCTTTCCCCAACTCAAGAGTATTTAGAAAGGTGGTTAAACCGCGTCGATGCGTGCCGTGATGAGGCCAATAACCGTATTCTGGAGGTCACGGTCAACGGGCATGCCGATGCGATCGTAACGGGCGATACGGATTTGCTCAGTCTCAATCCCTTTCGCGAGATCCGCATTATGAATGCCCGCGGACTTCATGAAATAGTCCTGTCGATCTGCCGCCCAGCCATGGTACAGGAGCGAGGGCGTTTTGAGCTGGCTAGCCTGGCTGCGGGTTGAGAGAAGCCGGCGACCT
This window harbors:
- a CDS encoding putative toxin-antitoxin system toxin component, PIN family, producing the protein MIPEVAVYRLSPTQEYLERWLNRVDACRDEANNRILEVTVNGHADAIVTGDTDLLSLNPFREIRIMNARGLHEIVLSICRPAMVQERGRFELASLAAG
- a CDS encoding ATP-binding protein encodes the protein MSQSFFLNQHIQEFASAHPLEDGWRVYELPDEAACRLSFHYLLDFIQSCHPECLKRRIAMKCVAEGELRVRPCDEEIEVPHKEVECGRELQSDGWFGQVDMEWVGYGIHFKSLPIMTAGGYPTVYHVATQSNIALRLFIRELECYGRTREKGHITVMNGPDIPITPVEWDDIMLPHGLLDAIRSNVTSFFENGDRYKQLGIPHRRGLLFAGPPGCGKTVTLKALAYHTRVKVITLLGKSNIDDAEIENTLELAARCTPAIVLFEDLDKLLMGKYVSLSYFLNLLDGLKVLNGVLVIATCNEPEKLDPALLYRPSRFDRIWTFPVPAKEQRLMLLEKRGQGYFSRHVLQEVAERSQGFSMAYVQEIVVNALLESAHNGTTPTDSDLLRSLKTLRSQRKNITKKLDSLAESDGVGFALSSHVEIS